In the genome of Actinomadura graeca, one region contains:
- the rpsK gene encoding 30S ribosomal protein S11 — protein MPPKSRVGAKKVRRKEKKNVAHGHAHIKSTFNNTIVSITDPNGNVISWASSGHVGFKGSRKSTPFAAQQAAEAAARRAMEHGMRKVDVFVKGPGSGRETAIRSLQATGLEVGSIQDVTPVPHNGCRPPKRRRV, from the coding sequence ATGCCTCCTAAGAGCCGTGTCGGCGCCAAGAAGGTGCGCCGCAAGGAGAAGAAGAACGTCGCTCACGGGCACGCCCACATCAAGAGCACGTTCAACAACACGATCGTCTCGATCACCGACCCCAACGGCAACGTGATCTCCTGGGCCTCCTCGGGCCACGTCGGGTTCAAGGGCTCGCGCAAGTCGACCCCGTTCGCCGCGCAGCAGGCCGCCGAGGCCGCCGCCCGGCGCGCGATGGAGCACGGCATGCGCAAGGTCGACGTCTTCGTGAAGGGCCCGGGCTCGGGCCGCGAGACCGCCATCCGGTCGCTGCAGGCGACCGGACTCGAAGTGGGCTCGATCCAAGACGTCACGCCCGTTCCGCACAACGGCTGCCGTCCGCCGAAGCGCCGGCGCGTCTGA
- the truA gene encoding tRNA pseudouridine(38-40) synthase TruA, which yields MTALVRLRLDIGYDGSDFAGWARQPNQRTVQGVIEDALARMLRLDPPPMLTVAGRTDAGVHASAQVAHLVVPVAAYSAINGTMPRRLAGLLPPDVRVWRVSIAPEGFDARFSALSRRYVYRVCDNPVGVDPLRRHDVLWHPRPLNLERMNQAARLLVGENDFAAYCRKREGATTIRELLRYEWARDDRDPHLALATVEADAFCHSMVRALVGALLMVGDGRREPEWPAQVLAARVRDSGVNVAPAHGLSLEEIRYPGAESLARRAQETRRVRTLNAAAAAAADGAEERP from the coding sequence ATGACCGCATTGGTACGACTCCGGCTCGACATCGGCTACGACGGGTCGGACTTCGCGGGCTGGGCGCGCCAGCCGAACCAGCGGACCGTCCAGGGCGTGATCGAGGACGCGCTGGCCCGGATGCTGCGGCTCGACCCGCCGCCCATGCTCACCGTCGCCGGACGCACCGACGCCGGCGTCCACGCGAGCGCGCAGGTCGCGCACCTCGTGGTGCCCGTCGCGGCGTACTCGGCGATCAACGGCACGATGCCGCGCCGTCTCGCGGGGCTGCTGCCCCCCGACGTGCGGGTGTGGCGGGTGTCGATCGCGCCCGAGGGCTTCGACGCGCGCTTCTCCGCCCTGTCCCGCCGCTACGTGTACCGCGTCTGCGACAACCCGGTGGGCGTGGACCCGCTGCGCCGCCACGACGTCCTGTGGCATCCCCGTCCGCTCAACCTGGAGCGGATGAACCAGGCCGCGCGGCTGCTCGTGGGCGAGAACGACTTCGCCGCGTACTGCCGCAAGCGGGAGGGCGCGACGACCATCCGCGAGCTGCTGCGGTACGAGTGGGCGCGCGACGACCGCGACCCGCATCTCGCGCTCGCCACGGTCGAGGCCGACGCGTTCTGCCATTCCATGGTCCGCGCGCTCGTCGGCGCGCTGCTCATGGTCGGCGACGGGCGCCGTGAACCCGAGTGGCCGGCGCAGGTGCTGGCCGCGCGCGTCCGCGACTCGGGCGTGAACGTGGCGCCCGCGCACGGGCTGTCGCTGGAGGAGATCCGCTACCCGGGGGCCGAGAGCCTCGCGAGACGCGCGCAGGAGACCCGCCGGGTCCGGACCCTCAACGCCGCCGCCGCGGCCGCGGCGGACGGCGCCGAGGAGCGGCCCTGA
- the rplM gene encoding 50S ribosomal protein L13: MRTYTPKPADVQRQWYVIDATDVVLGRLASQVAQLLRGKHKPIYAPHLDTGDFVVIVNAGKVALSGNKLEQKKAYRHSGYPGGLRSVAYGDLLAKHPERAVEKAIKGMLPKNSLGRKMFGKVKVYAGPEHPHQAQKPVPFEISQVSQIKK; the protein is encoded by the coding sequence GTGCGCACGTACACCCCTAAGCCCGCTGACGTCCAGCGTCAGTGGTACGTCATCGACGCGACCGATGTCGTGCTGGGCCGTCTCGCCAGTCAGGTCGCGCAGCTGCTTCGGGGCAAGCACAAGCCGATCTACGCGCCGCACCTCGACACCGGTGACTTCGTGGTCATCGTGAACGCCGGGAAGGTGGCGCTGTCCGGCAACAAGCTGGAGCAGAAGAAGGCCTACCGGCACTCCGGGTACCCGGGGGGTCTGCGTTCGGTGGCCTACGGCGACCTGCTGGCCAAGCACCCCGAGCGGGCGGTCGAGAAGGCGATCAAGGGCATGCTGCCCAAGAACTCCCTCGGCCGGAAGATGTTCGGCAAGGTGAAGGTCTACGCCGGTCCGGAGCACCCGCACCAGGCGCAGAAGCCGGTTCCGTTCGAGATCTCGCAGGTCAGCCAGATCAAGAAGTGA
- a CDS encoding DNA-directed RNA polymerase subunit alpha translates to MLIAQRPTLTEEQVDEYRSRFTIEPLEPGFGYTIGNSLRRTLLSSIPGAAVTSIRIEGVLHEFSTVPGVKEDVTDIILNLKELVVSSEHDEPVVMYLRKQGPGEVTAADIAPPAGVEVHNPDLHIATLNNKAKLEMELTVERGRGYVSAAQNKQPGQEIGRIPIDSIYSPVLKVTYKVEATRVEQRTDFDRLILDVETKQAMLPRDAVASAGKTLVELFGLARELNVEAEGIDMGPSPTDAALAADLALPIEELNLTVRSYNCLKREGIHSVGELVARSEQDLLDIRNFGAKSIEEVKQKLNDMGLSLKDSPPGFDPSAAADNYGDDDQGYAETEQY, encoded by the coding sequence ATGCTCATCGCACAGCGTCCCACTCTCACCGAAGAGCAGGTCGACGAGTACCGGTCGCGGTTCACCATCGAGCCGCTGGAGCCGGGCTTCGGCTACACGATCGGCAACTCGCTCCGCCGTACGCTGCTCTCCTCGATCCCCGGTGCGGCCGTCACCAGCATCCGGATCGAGGGCGTCCTCCACGAGTTCTCCACCGTCCCCGGGGTCAAGGAGGATGTCACCGACATCATCCTGAACCTCAAGGAGCTCGTCGTCTCCTCCGAGCACGACGAGCCGGTGGTCATGTACCTGCGCAAGCAGGGCCCGGGCGAGGTGACCGCGGCCGACATCGCGCCGCCCGCGGGCGTCGAGGTCCACAACCCCGACCTGCACATCGCCACGCTCAACAACAAGGCCAAGCTGGAGATGGAGCTGACGGTCGAGCGCGGCCGCGGCTACGTCTCCGCCGCCCAGAACAAGCAGCCGGGCCAGGAGATCGGCCGGATCCCGATCGACTCCATCTACTCGCCCGTGCTCAAGGTCACCTACAAGGTCGAGGCGACCCGCGTCGAGCAGCGCACCGACTTCGACCGGCTCATCCTGGACGTGGAGACCAAGCAGGCGATGCTGCCGCGCGACGCGGTGGCCTCCGCCGGCAAGACCCTCGTCGAGCTGTTCGGGCTGGCCCGGGAGCTCAACGTCGAGGCCGAGGGCATCGACATGGGCCCGTCCCCCACGGACGCCGCGCTCGCCGCGGACCTGGCCCTGCCGATCGAGGAGCTGAACCTGACGGTCCGCTCCTACAACTGCCTCAAGCGCGAGGGCATCCACTCCGTGGGCGAGCTGGTGGCCCGCAGCGAGCAGGACCTTCTCGACATAAGGAATTTCGGCGCCAAGTCGATCGAAGAGGTCAAGCAGAAGCTCAACGACATGGGCCTCTCGCTGAAGGACTCCCCGCCCGGGTTCGACCCGAGCGCGGCGGCGGACAACTACGGCGACGACGACCAGGGCTACGCCGAGACCGAGCAGTATTGA
- the glmM gene encoding phosphoglucosamine mutase produces the protein MGRLFGTDGVRGLANRDLTARLAMDLSVAAARVLGEEGAFKGHRPLAVVGRDPRASGEFLEAAVVAGLASAGVEVLRLGVLPTPAVAYLTHALDADLGVMLSASHNPAPDNGIKFFDRSGYKLPDGIEDRIEASLGAEWEPPTGAGVGRVREAHGAVEQYVAHLMTTLPVSLDGLRVVVDCANGASSDVAPEALRRAGAEVITIGAAPDGLNINSGCGSTHLEALQRAVREHGADAGIANDGDADRCLAVTASGDVVDGDQIMAILALDLREAGALAADTVVATVMSNLGFKLAMREAGITVVETAVGDRYVLEAMKDGGFGFGGEQSGHVIMLDHATTGDGVLTGLHLLAAMARRGRPLDELAKVMTRLPQVLINVRGVDRARAKTSPELAAAVAAAEADLGDTGRVLIRPSGTEPMVRVMVEAESHDRAQSVAEHLVGVVQAALG, from the coding sequence GTGGGTCGTCTGTTCGGCACCGATGGCGTGCGCGGCCTCGCCAACCGCGATCTGACCGCCCGGCTCGCGATGGACCTGTCCGTGGCGGCGGCGCGGGTGCTGGGCGAGGAGGGGGCGTTCAAGGGGCACCGGCCGCTGGCGGTGGTCGGGCGTGACCCGCGGGCGTCGGGCGAGTTCCTGGAGGCCGCCGTGGTGGCGGGGCTGGCGAGCGCGGGCGTGGAGGTGCTGCGGCTGGGCGTCCTGCCGACGCCGGCCGTCGCGTATCTGACGCACGCGCTGGACGCGGATCTCGGCGTGATGCTGTCGGCGTCGCACAACCCGGCGCCCGACAACGGGATCAAGTTCTTCGACCGGAGCGGCTACAAGCTGCCGGACGGGATCGAGGACCGGATCGAGGCGAGCCTCGGCGCGGAGTGGGAGCCGCCGACGGGTGCCGGGGTCGGGCGGGTCCGGGAGGCGCACGGCGCCGTCGAGCAGTACGTGGCGCACCTGATGACGACGCTGCCGGTGTCGCTGGACGGGCTGCGCGTCGTGGTGGACTGCGCGAACGGCGCGTCCAGCGACGTGGCGCCGGAGGCCCTGCGCCGCGCGGGCGCCGAGGTGATCACGATCGGGGCGGCGCCGGACGGGCTGAACATCAACTCCGGGTGCGGGTCCACGCATCTGGAGGCGTTGCAGCGGGCCGTCCGGGAGCACGGCGCGGACGCGGGGATCGCGAACGACGGCGACGCCGACCGCTGCCTGGCGGTGACGGCGTCGGGCGACGTCGTGGACGGTGACCAGATCATGGCGATCTTGGCGCTGGACCTGCGGGAGGCCGGGGCGCTGGCCGCGGACACGGTGGTCGCGACCGTGATGTCCAACCTCGGGTTCAAGCTGGCGATGCGGGAGGCCGGGATCACCGTGGTGGAGACCGCGGTCGGCGACCGGTACGTGCTGGAGGCGATGAAGGACGGCGGGTTCGGCTTCGGCGGCGAGCAGTCCGGCCATGTGATCATGCTGGACCACGCGACGACGGGGGACGGCGTGCTGACCGGCCTGCACCTGCTGGCGGCGATGGCGCGGCGGGGCCGTCCGCTGGACGAGCTGGCGAAGGTGATGACCCGGCTGCCGCAGGTGCTGATCAACGTCAGGGGCGTGGACAGGGCGCGCGCGAAGACCTCTCCGGAGCTGGCGGCGGCGGTCGCGGCGGCCGAGGCGGATCTGGGCGACACGGGCCGGGTGCTGATCCGGCCGAGCGGCACCGAGCCGATGGTGCGGGTGATGGTGGAGGCGGAGTCGCACGACCGCGCCCAGTCGGTGGCCGAGCACCTGGTGGGCGTCGTCCAGGCGGCCCTGGGCTGA
- the rpsM gene encoding 30S ribosomal protein S13, translating into MARLLGVDLPREKRLEVALTYIFGIGRTRALETLAGTEISGDLRVHQLGDDELVKLRDWIEANYKIEGDLRREVQADIRRKIEIGCYQGIRHRRGLPVHGQRTQTNARTRKGKKKTVAGKKKAGKK; encoded by the coding sequence ATGGCACGCCTCCTCGGCGTCGACCTCCCGCGCGAAAAGCGCCTGGAGGTCGCTCTCACCTACATCTTCGGCATCGGCCGGACGCGCGCCCTCGAGACCCTCGCGGGTACCGAGATCAGCGGCGACCTGCGGGTGCACCAGCTCGGCGACGACGAGCTGGTGAAGCTCCGCGACTGGATCGAGGCGAACTACAAGATCGAGGGTGATCTTCGCCGCGAGGTCCAGGCGGACATCCGCCGCAAGATCGAGATCGGGTGCTACCAGGGCATCCGGCACCGCCGCGGTCTTCCCGTCCACGGCCAGCGCACCCAGACCAACGCGCGCACCCGCAAGGGCAAGAAGAAGACCGTCGCCGGCAAGAAGAAGGCCGGCAAGAAGTAG
- a CDS encoding DUF1707 SHOCT-like domain-containing protein encodes MAPNPDMRASDADRDRVAESLREHCGVGRISMDEMNERLDLVYQAKTLGQLQEITSDLPEEDLYQLPVPASQAKSTASVAPRPKGELYGRGMRAMWGTWALVSGINVAVWLAIALAGEVVYPWWIWVAGPWGAVILLSSLLGPKRHG; translated from the coding sequence ATGGCGCCGAATCCTGACATGCGGGCGTCGGACGCCGACCGTGACCGCGTCGCCGAGAGCCTGCGCGAGCACTGCGGCGTCGGCCGGATCAGCATGGACGAGATGAACGAACGGCTCGACCTCGTCTACCAGGCCAAGACGCTCGGCCAGCTCCAGGAGATCACCTCGGACCTCCCCGAGGAGGACCTGTACCAGCTGCCCGTCCCCGCGTCCCAGGCCAAGAGCACCGCCTCCGTCGCGCCCCGTCCGAAGGGCGAGCTGTACGGGCGTGGCATGCGGGCGATGTGGGGCACCTGGGCCCTCGTGAGCGGCATCAACGTCGCGGTCTGGCTGGCCATCGCCCTCGCGGGCGAGGTCGTCTACCCCTGGTGGATCTGGGTGGCGGGCCCCTGGGGCGCGGTGATCCTGCTCAGTTCGCTGCTGGGACCGAAACGCCACGGCTGA
- the rpsI gene encoding 30S ribosomal protein S9 yields the protein MDDSTGTEAPAEGAELDSYEDTPSEYSTETPETAGEGLLGQPVATGPAAGTGRRKQAIARVRIVPGSGQWKINGRTLDQYFPNKVHQQIVNEPFVLLGLEGQFDVLARVNGGGTTGQAGALRLGISRALQFANIEHRPALKKAGFLTRDARVPERKKAGLKKARKAPQYSKR from the coding sequence GTGGACGATTCCACCGGCACGGAGGCGCCCGCCGAGGGCGCCGAGCTCGACTCGTACGAGGACACGCCGTCCGAGTACAGCACCGAGACCCCTGAGACGGCGGGCGAGGGCCTGCTCGGCCAGCCGGTCGCGACGGGCCCGGCGGCGGGCACGGGCCGCCGCAAGCAGGCCATCGCGCGGGTCCGCATCGTTCCCGGCTCCGGCCAGTGGAAGATCAACGGCCGGACGCTGGACCAGTACTTCCCCAATAAGGTCCACCAGCAGATCGTGAACGAGCCGTTCGTGCTGCTGGGCCTGGAGGGCCAGTTCGACGTCCTCGCCCGGGTGAACGGCGGTGGCACCACCGGCCAGGCCGGTGCGCTGCGCCTCGGGATCTCCCGCGCGCTGCAGTTCGCGAACATCGAGCACCGTCCGGCCCTGAAGAAGGCCGGGTTCCTCACCCGTGACGCGCGGGTGCCGGAGCGCAAGAAGGCCGGTCTCAAGAAGGCGCGCAAGGCGCCGCAGTACAGCAAGCGTTGA
- the rpmJ gene encoding 50S ribosomal protein L36, with translation MKVKPSVKKICNKCRVIRRHGRVMVICSDPRHKQRQG, from the coding sequence GTGAAGGTCAAGCCGAGCGTCAAGAAGATCTGCAACAAGTGCCGCGTCATCCGCCGGCACGGCCGGGTCATGGTCATCTGTTCGGACCCGCGCCACAAGCAGCGCCAGGGCTGA
- a CDS encoding HNH endonuclease family protein: protein MTWRNRVAAAVLALAVPLATGCEGSVGLSDTGSPKEPGSRPAAGEQGRARKDLSGLRVADEGSGGGYRRDEFGTRWKDTDHNGCDQRNDVLARDLTGVAKKGRCVVTSGRLHDPYSGKDITFAKSDAAEVQIDHVYPLALAWRMGASRWDEDRRERFANDHANLLAVWGVPNRQKSDSGPGEWKPQKGFQCAYAVKYVAVAKKYELPVTRADHDALQDFLGRC from the coding sequence ATGACGTGGCGCAACCGCGTGGCGGCGGCCGTACTGGCACTGGCCGTCCCCCTGGCCACCGGCTGTGAAGGCAGTGTGGGCCTGTCGGACACCGGCTCCCCGAAGGAGCCCGGCTCCCGTCCCGCCGCGGGCGAGCAGGGACGGGCCCGCAAGGACCTCTCCGGGCTCCGCGTCGCGGACGAGGGCAGCGGCGGCGGCTACCGGCGCGACGAATTCGGCACGCGCTGGAAGGACACCGACCACAACGGCTGCGACCAGCGCAACGACGTCCTCGCCCGCGACCTGACCGGCGTCGCGAAGAAGGGGCGGTGCGTCGTCACGTCCGGCCGCCTGCACGACCCCTACAGCGGCAAGGACATCACCTTCGCCAAGTCCGACGCCGCCGAGGTCCAGATCGACCACGTGTACCCGCTCGCCCTCGCCTGGCGCATGGGCGCCTCACGCTGGGACGAGGACCGCCGCGAGCGCTTCGCCAACGACCACGCCAACCTGCTCGCCGTCTGGGGCGTCCCCAACCGGCAGAAAAGCGACTCGGGGCCCGGCGAGTGGAAACCGCAGAAGGGCTTTCAGTGCGCCTACGCGGTCAAGTACGTCGCGGTCGCCAAGAAGTACGAGCTGCCCGTGACCCGCGCCGACCACGACGCCCTGCAGGACTTCCTCGGACGCTGCTGA
- a CDS encoding phosphodiesterase — protein MPIIAQLSDIHLAAGRDGEVDDGSGPVRALRAAVSSLLTLPARPDAVVLTGDLADGGRPAEYARLHALLSPLPMTVFPMPGNHDDRDALREAFAGHPSLAGTGSGPQAPIQYAADVAGIRLVCCDTTVDGHPHGHMSEDRLAWLDRTLGAAPGVPTVVATHHPPFPIGIRFIDDMRFVDPAGFAAVIARHEQVVRIISGHVHRGAVGQVAGRVSTTCPSTYRQLFLDLTRPGRAAVTGEPAGFAVHLVGDDGTATTHFVPTGNYRPLMDVE, from the coding sequence ATGCCGATCATCGCCCAGTTGAGCGACATCCATCTGGCGGCCGGACGCGACGGCGAGGTCGACGACGGCTCGGGGCCGGTGCGGGCCCTCCGGGCGGCCGTGTCGAGCCTGCTGACGCTGCCCGCGCGGCCGGACGCCGTGGTGCTCACCGGCGATCTCGCCGACGGCGGCCGGCCCGCCGAGTACGCCCGGCTGCACGCGCTGCTGTCGCCCCTGCCGATGACCGTGTTCCCCATGCCCGGCAACCACGACGACCGCGACGCCCTCCGCGAGGCGTTCGCCGGCCACCCGTCGCTCGCGGGCACCGGCAGCGGCCCCCAGGCGCCCATCCAGTACGCGGCGGACGTCGCCGGGATACGGCTCGTCTGCTGCGACACGACCGTGGACGGCCATCCGCACGGCCACATGAGCGAGGACCGGCTCGCCTGGCTGGACAGGACGCTCGGCGCCGCGCCGGGGGTCCCCACGGTCGTCGCCACCCACCATCCGCCGTTCCCCATCGGCATCCGCTTCATCGACGACATGCGCTTCGTCGACCCCGCCGGGTTCGCCGCGGTCATCGCCCGGCACGAGCAGGTCGTCCGGATCATCAGCGGGCACGTGCACCGCGGGGCGGTCGGGCAGGTGGCGGGCAGGGTCAGCACGACGTGCCCCAGCACCTACCGCCAGTTGTTCCTCGACCTCACCCGTCCCGGCCGCGCCGCGGTGACCGGGGAGCCCGCCGGGTTCGCCGTCCACCTCGTGGGCGACGACGGCACGGCCACCACCCATTTCGTGCCCACGGGCAACTACCGCCCGCTGATGGACGTCGAGTAG
- a CDS encoding CAP domain-containing protein, whose product MIAAGVAVTAASLAIGTGIALDRLVLPELRSEPASVTGPTAEPQAVESSGLPDIDTRAPADPTAKPVPTATEKAPPLRSMPARARPSARPSPTKTRKPEQPLPTGPVGGGSGPEATVVALTNSERVKAGCKALRPDARLAAAARKHSADMAANGYFDHTSRNGDSPWKRMEDAGYPSPGAENIAKGYATAAAVVAGWMKSPGHRANILNCDLRAIGVGMADGAGGPLWTQDFGWK is encoded by the coding sequence GTGATCGCCGCCGGGGTGGCGGTCACCGCGGCCTCGCTCGCGATCGGGACGGGGATCGCGCTCGACCGGCTCGTCCTGCCCGAGCTGCGGTCCGAGCCCGCCTCCGTGACCGGGCCGACGGCGGAGCCCCAGGCGGTCGAGTCGTCGGGGCTGCCGGACATCGACACGAGGGCGCCCGCGGACCCCACCGCCAAGCCGGTGCCCACGGCCACCGAGAAGGCGCCGCCGCTGAGGTCGATGCCGGCGCGGGCGCGGCCGTCGGCGCGGCCGTCCCCGACGAAGACGCGGAAGCCCGAGCAGCCGCTGCCCACCGGGCCTGTGGGGGGCGGGTCCGGGCCCGAGGCGACCGTCGTGGCGCTGACCAACTCCGAGCGCGTCAAGGCGGGCTGCAAGGCGCTGCGGCCGGACGCGCGGCTCGCGGCAGCGGCGCGTAAGCACTCGGCCGACATGGCGGCGAACGGCTACTTCGACCACACCTCGCGCAACGGCGACAGCCCCTGGAAGCGGATGGAGGACGCCGGGTATCCGAGCCCCGGCGCGGAGAACATCGCCAAGGGGTACGCGACCGCCGCGGCCGTCGTCGCGGGCTGGATGAAGAGCCCCGGGCACCGCGCCAACATCCTCAACTGCGACCTGCGCGCCATCGGCGTCGGCATGGCCGACGGGGCGGGCGGCCCGTTGTGGACGCAGGACTTCGGCTGGAAGTGA
- the rpsD gene encoding 30S ribosomal protein S4 — protein sequence MARYTGADCKLCRREKMKLFLKGSKCEGPKCPIEIRPYPPGEHGRGRPKETEYLLQLREKQKARRIYGVLERQFHNYYVEANRQGGKTGENLLTLLERRLDNVVYRAGFAKSRDMARQLIRHGHIRVNGRKVDIPSFQVGEADIVDVKGKSLEMTPFQVAKAEAGERPVPAWLGVDADKMRILVHSLPVRQQIDAPVQEQLIVELYSK from the coding sequence ATGGCTCGTTACACCGGTGCGGACTGCAAGCTCTGCCGCCGCGAGAAGATGAAGCTGTTCCTCAAGGGCAGCAAGTGCGAGGGCCCCAAGTGCCCGATCGAGATCCGTCCTTACCCGCCGGGTGAGCACGGTCGCGGCCGGCCCAAGGAGACCGAGTACCTGCTCCAGCTTCGCGAGAAGCAGAAGGCCCGCCGCATCTACGGCGTGCTGGAGCGCCAGTTCCACAACTACTACGTCGAGGCCAACCGCCAGGGCGGCAAGACGGGTGAGAACCTCCTCACCCTCCTGGAGCGCCGCCTCGACAACGTCGTGTACCGCGCGGGCTTCGCCAAGTCGCGCGACATGGCCCGCCAGCTCATCCGCCACGGCCACATCCGGGTCAACGGCAGGAAGGTCGACATCCCGTCCTTCCAGGTGGGCGAGGCCGACATCGTCGACGTCAAGGGCAAGTCCCTGGAGATGACGCCGTTCCAGGTCGCCAAGGCCGAGGCCGGCGAGCGGCCCGTCCCGGCGTGGCTCGGCGTCGACGCCGACAAGATGCGGATCCTCGTGCACTCGCTGCCCGTCCGGCAGCAGATCGACGCTCCCGTCCAGGAGCAGCTGATCGTCGAGCTCTACTCCAAGTAA
- a CDS encoding DUF389 domain-containing protein, giving the protein MLHLRVIVPADRTEAVCALLGDSRGATNIVVVPGAARSPRGDLVTSDIAREAANEVLAGLRDLGLERDGSIAVEKIDLPLSETADLAERRAPGHGDDAVVWADLDRQVTEGTALTWSFVAFLALATQLAGIAALIDSPVLVVGAMVLGPEFAAVAAICYGLTRRQPWRIAQAVRTLAAGFLIAIVITYVCALVSHWTGVIEMSRLPDERPLTAFIYSPDRWSFIVALLAGAAGVLSLTAGKSSALVGVFISVTTVPAAGNLAVALALEHGSEINGSLLQLALNFAGMIIAGTATLLVQRAMWALVLRRKGRRAAGQGT; this is encoded by the coding sequence GTGTTGCACCTCAGAGTGATCGTTCCGGCCGACCGGACCGAAGCCGTCTGCGCGTTGCTCGGCGACAGCCGAGGCGCGACGAACATCGTCGTCGTCCCCGGCGCGGCGCGCTCGCCGCGCGGCGACCTGGTGACCAGCGACATCGCCCGGGAGGCCGCCAACGAGGTGCTCGCGGGGCTGCGGGACCTCGGGCTGGAGCGGGACGGCTCCATCGCGGTCGAGAAGATCGACCTGCCGCTGTCGGAGACCGCGGACCTCGCCGAGAGACGGGCCCCCGGGCACGGCGACGACGCCGTCGTCTGGGCGGACCTCGACCGGCAGGTCACCGAGGGAACGGCGCTGACGTGGTCGTTCGTGGCGTTCCTGGCACTGGCGACGCAGCTGGCCGGCATCGCCGCTCTGATCGACTCGCCGGTCCTGGTGGTCGGCGCGATGGTGCTCGGCCCGGAGTTCGCCGCCGTCGCGGCCATCTGCTACGGGCTGACGCGCCGGCAGCCGTGGCGGATCGCCCAGGCGGTGCGGACGCTGGCCGCCGGATTCCTCATCGCCATCGTGATCACCTATGTGTGCGCCCTGGTGAGTCACTGGACCGGGGTGATCGAGATGTCGCGGCTGCCGGACGAGCGGCCGCTGACCGCGTTCATCTACAGCCCGGACCGCTGGTCGTTCATCGTCGCTCTGCTGGCGGGCGCCGCCGGGGTGCTGTCGCTGACGGCCGGGAAGTCGTCCGCGCTGGTCGGGGTGTTCATCTCCGTCACCACCGTGCCCGCCGCGGGCAACCTCGCGGTCGCGCTCGCGCTCGAGCACGGCAGCGAGATCAACGGCTCCCTGCTCCAGCTGGCCCTGAACTTCGCCGGGATGATCATCGCGGGGACGGCGACGCTGCTCGTCCAGCGCGCGATGTGGGCGCTCGTGCTCCGCCGGAAGGGCCGGAGGGCAGCGGGACAGGGAACTTAG
- the rplQ gene encoding 50S ribosomal protein L17, with product MPQPTKGPRLGGSAAHQRLILANLATALFEHGRITTTEAKARRVRPLAEKLITKAKRGDLHNRRQVAKVIRDKGVVHELFTEIAPRFENRPGGYTRITKIGPRKGDNAPMAVIELVQEQLAASTAATATAAPATAAPEPEAPAEDEVALTKDEAETGEAETGETGEAEDAKGGEKDDK from the coding sequence ATGCCCCAGCCCACCAAGGGCCCCCGCCTCGGCGGCAGCGCCGCGCACCAGCGGCTGATCCTGGCGAACCTGGCCACGGCGCTGTTCGAGCACGGCCGCATCACCACCACCGAGGCCAAGGCCCGGCGGGTGCGCCCGCTGGCGGAGAAGCTGATCACCAAGGCGAAGCGGGGCGACCTGCACAACCGCCGCCAGGTCGCCAAGGTCATCCGCGACAAGGGCGTCGTGCACGAGCTCTTCACCGAGATCGCGCCGCGCTTCGAGAACCGTCCCGGCGGCTACACCCGCATCACCAAGATCGGGCCGCGCAAGGGCGACAACGCCCCCATGGCCGTGATCGAGCTGGTGCAGGAGCAGCTGGCCGCCTCCACCGCCGCCACCGCCACGGCCGCTCCGGCGACCGCGGCGCCCGAGCCGGAGGCGCCCGCCGAGGACGAGGTCGCCCTCACCAAGGACGAGGCCGAGACCGGCGAGGCCGAGACCGGCGAGACCGGCGAGGCCGAGGACGCCAAGGGCGGGGAAAAGGACGACAAGTAA
- the infA gene encoding translation initiation factor IF-1: MPKKEGAIEIEGTVIESLPNAMFRVELDNGHKVLAHISGKMRMHYIRILPDDRVVVELSPYDLTRGRIVYRYK; encoded by the coding sequence ATGCCCAAGAAAGAAGGGGCCATCGAGATCGAGGGCACCGTCATCGAGTCCCTCCCGAACGCGATGTTCAGGGTGGAGCTCGACAACGGGCACAAGGTGCTCGCCCACATCAGCGGCAAGATGCGGATGCACTACATCCGGATCCTGCCGGACGACCGTGTTGTTGTGGAGCTGAGCCCCTACGACCTCACGCGCGGTCGGATCGTCTACCGCTACAAGTAG